Proteins found in one Geomonas subterranea genomic segment:
- the lipA gene encoding lipoyl synthase — MKAVRKPEWLQKKVNPAAHAEMEGLLKELNLNTVCQQARCPNITECFRQRQATFLILGRACTRLCSFCSVSKEVPLPPEQGEPAAVAEAVCRLKLSHVVITSPTRDDLPDGGARQYAETVAAIRSASPDTKIELLIPDFQGDLDALKKVLASAPDILGHNLETVPRLYAIRSGADYQRSLRLLANARRLEPALKTKSGLMLGLGEEEDELLAVFKDLVASGCSYLSLGQYLAPSRQHYPVQNFVEPERFDRLKEQALAAGLLHVESAPYVRSSYMAERYSQGTPQVL; from the coding sequence ATGAAAGCAGTACGCAAGCCGGAATGGCTGCAAAAGAAGGTGAACCCGGCGGCACACGCGGAGATGGAAGGGCTCCTTAAAGAGCTCAACCTGAATACGGTCTGTCAGCAGGCCCGCTGCCCCAACATCACGGAATGCTTCCGGCAGAGGCAGGCGACCTTCCTGATCCTCGGTCGCGCCTGCACGCGGCTTTGCTCGTTCTGCTCGGTCTCCAAGGAGGTGCCGCTGCCGCCGGAGCAGGGCGAGCCGGCCGCGGTAGCCGAGGCAGTCTGCCGTTTGAAGCTCTCCCACGTTGTTATCACGAGCCCCACCCGGGACGACCTCCCCGACGGTGGCGCCCGACAGTACGCCGAGACCGTCGCCGCCATTCGCTCGGCCTCCCCCGACACGAAGATCGAGCTCTTGATCCCCGATTTCCAGGGGGACCTGGACGCGCTGAAGAAAGTGCTGGCAAGCGCGCCCGACATCCTGGGGCACAACCTGGAGACGGTGCCGAGGCTCTACGCCATCCGCTCCGGCGCCGATTATCAGAGATCTTTGCGGCTTCTGGCCAACGCCCGCCGGCTTGAGCCGGCGTTGAAGACGAAATCCGGATTGATGCTCGGGCTGGGCGAGGAGGAGGACGAACTTCTCGCGGTATTCAAGGATCTGGTTGCATCTGGGTGCAGCTACCTGAGCCTCGGCCAGTATCTCGCTCCCAGCCGGCAGCACTATCCGGTACAGAATTTCGTCGAGCCGGAGCGTTTTGACAGGCTGAAGGAGCAGGCACTTGCCGCCGGCCTGCTCCACGTCGAGAGCGCACCCTACGTGCGCAGCTCCTACATGGCCGAGCGGTACAGCCAAGGGACGCCGCAGGTGCTGTAG
- a CDS encoding lipoate--protein ligase family protein yields MCKWRLIDTGPLDGPANMALDEALLNCFQKDPARPVLRLYGWSPATLSVGRYQDAAAALKLDLCREEGVPVVRRMTGGGIIYHAAEVTYSVVCAPEHLGDRTGVKEGFRKLCGFLLGTYQRLGLDARFAVDCNPDGERLGERTSFCFAGKEEFDVVVNDRKIGGNAQRRLSGAILQHGSIPLENRVQQGLRYLKEPAPGAARSVSLSELGHTPEPDELKRLLVECFQERMGVDLLPEPVTDDEAVSARKLAEHKYRCPTWTFEGRS; encoded by the coding sequence ATGTGTAAGTGGCGATTGATAGATACGGGTCCCCTGGATGGGCCTGCCAACATGGCCCTGGACGAGGCGCTTCTCAACTGCTTCCAGAAGGACCCCGCCAGGCCGGTTCTGCGCCTGTACGGCTGGAGTCCCGCCACGCTTTCGGTGGGGCGTTACCAGGACGCGGCCGCCGCGCTGAAGCTCGATCTCTGCCGTGAGGAGGGGGTGCCGGTGGTGCGCCGCATGACCGGCGGCGGCATCATCTACCACGCGGCGGAGGTGACCTACAGCGTGGTCTGCGCGCCCGAACACCTGGGAGACCGGACCGGCGTCAAGGAAGGTTTCCGCAAACTGTGCGGCTTCCTCCTCGGCACCTATCAGCGCCTGGGGCTCGACGCCCGCTTCGCCGTCGACTGCAACCCGGACGGGGAGCGGCTGGGAGAGCGGACTTCCTTCTGCTTTGCCGGGAAGGAGGAATTCGACGTGGTGGTCAACGACCGCAAGATCGGCGGCAACGCCCAGCGCAGGCTTTCCGGCGCCATACTGCAGCACGGCTCCATCCCGCTGGAAAACCGGGTGCAGCAGGGACTGCGCTACCTGAAAGAACCGGCTCCCGGTGCGGCGCGCTCGGTGAGCCTCTCGGAACTGGGGCACACGCCGGAGCCCGATGAACTGAAGCGTCTCCTGGTCGAGTGCTTCCAGGAGCGCATGGGTGTTGACCTGCTGCCCGAACCGGTCACGGACGATGAGGCGGTGAGTGCCCGGAAACTTGCGGAACACAAATACCGCTGCCCGACCTGGACCTTCGAGGGGCGGAGCTAA